Proteins from one Anthonomus grandis grandis chromosome 8, icAntGran1.3, whole genome shotgun sequence genomic window:
- the LOC126739351 gene encoding zinc finger CCCH domain-containing protein 15 homolog, with product MPPKKSSAAPSKKTEQKKKEKVIEDKTFGIKNKKGAKQQKFIQQVEKQVKSGGIHPLKEATKKTEKEQKLKEQKELAALFKPVQTQKIEKGADPKSVICAFFKQGQCSKGDRCKFSHDLTIERKAEKRSLYFDMRDDDDENDTMENWDEEKLKEVVEKKHGKGTGKMPTTEIICKHFLEAVEKSKYGWFWQCPTGENCIYRHALPPGFVLKRDKKKEDRKDEITLEELIEKERAALGPSQTKVTLETFLAWKKRKIQEKKDAAKKDEDKKRTDFKAGRQVGLSGREMFSFNPEMAIQNDLEDGDETFDSSVYKNEDDDNIEYKEINLDLIDSSDVDGSGTVAGEDRFKQAEPSSSTSNTEDNAAVPINENLFLEEDLEDLDKELEDLDLEE from the exons ATGCCTCCCAAAAAGTCTTCCGCAGCCCCCAGTAAGAAGACAGAACAAAAGAAAAAGGAGAAAGTTATTGAG GACAAGACATTTGGTATAAAGAACAAAAAGGGGGCAAAACAACAGAAATTTATCCAGCAAGTTGAAAAACAAGTTAAATCTGGAGGTATTCACCCACTAAAAGAAGCAACTAAGAAAACTGAGAAGGAACAGAAACTAAAGGAACAGAAAGAACTAGCAGCACTTTTTAAACCAGTGCAAacacaaaaaatagaaaaag gggCTGACCCAAAATCTGTTATTTGTGCTTTCTTTAAACAAGGGCAATGCAGCAAAGGTGATAGATGTAAATTCTCACATGACTTAACTATTGAAAGAAAAGCAGAAAAAAGATCTTTGTACTTTGATATGAGAGATGATGATGATGAGAATGACACTATGGAAAATTGGGATGAAGAAAAATTGAAGGAAGTGGTTGAAAAGAAACATGGAAAAGGAACTGGAAAAATGCCCACCActgaaatt atttgtAAGCATTTCCTAGAAGCTGTAGAGAAATCTAAGTATGGATGGTTCTGGCAATGCCCAACAGGTGAAAACTGCATCTACAGACATGCTTTGCCCCCAGGTTTTGTTTTAAAGAGGGACAAAAAGAAGGAAGATAGAAAAGATGAAATTACATTGGAAGAACTTATTGAGAAAGAGAGAGCTGCACTTGGACCGTCTCAAACAAaa GTCACATTAGAAACCTTCCTGGCCTGGAAAAAGCGAAAAATTCAAGAAAAGAAAGATGCTGCTAAGAAAGATGAGGACAAGAAACGCACCGATTTTAAGGCAGGTAGACAGGTCGGTTTATCAGGAAGGGAAATGTTTAGCTTTAATCCAGAAATGGCCATTCAAAATGACCTTGAGGATGGAGATGAAACCTTTGATTCTTCAGTATATAAAAACGAAGATGATGATAATATTGAATATAAGGAAATTAATTTGGATTTAATAGATTCTTCAGAT GTTGATGGTAGTGGTACTGTTGCCGGCGAAGATAGATTTAAACAAGCAGAACCTTCGAGTAGTACGTCTAATACTGAGGATAATGCTGCAGTGCCTATAAATGAGAATCTATTCTTGGAGGAAGATTTGGAAGACTTAGATAAAGAACTGGAGGACTTAGATCTAGAGGAGTAA